The genomic interval tgatttttcaaccACTTAAATGGTAATCATTTAAATATGTcggcataaaaaatattattataaatgatcAAATCTAAGATAAAAAtcaacataaattatatttctttgaTAATACTCGATctaaatctcatctcatctcatctcatttcatcattacaattttatcaaattctcacttaaaataaaataaatttttcaaatttttcaaatctgaaaataataataatatattaaaaaaaatatattttaacaatatttaattcaattttcaacttttatattaattcaactcatctcatcttatatgtaaaaacaaacgagatcttaAGAAAACTTAATTGAGTTCATGAGGATGTTAATCCTAATTACTCAGGCCATTAAAATGTATGTAAATTACATGCTTGATTAGATTTgcaatttttagtttattttgtgaaaagaaTAGTTGAACAACCTcgatgtaaaaaagaaaaacatgcacacacacgtcaACATAAGTAGTTTGAATTTTGCTCACAAGATGTCAGTGACCAAGATAAGTGACAATAATTTCAATGTGTTTGGTATTTTGACGTTATGAAAGGAGGTTAGGTTTGTCATCAATTGGGTTAacatcacttatatatatatatataggtaccaCAAACCCCACCTAGCCTTAAAAACATTGGTTGATCTATATCaatcaattttaaatatgtgtACTCTTAGATTTTGGCCCGTtcaaatagtgagatgaaataagatgattttagataaaaattaaataaaatattgttaaaatattattttgagatttgaaaaagttgaattatttatcatattttgtgtgaaaatttaaaaaaattacaataataagatgatatgagatgaaaccgtttctgtaTCGAAACGGCGCCTTTGGCATTATCAAACATATTGACAAGTTTTTGAAGATCAAAACTTATGGGAAGAGGAATTGTACaaagaaatataagtttttttaataggaaaaatgctatttattgtcatttcaatcattattttctcattattCATTCATATGATATCAAATGATTATAAGCTAAATAAATGACGATAATGACACCATATTAGGATATGATAGTGGATGAACGAAAACTTATCTTTTAACAAGCTTTCCAAGACATTTTAGTATTAAAATAGGCATATATTACATCTCCATATCATTTTTATGCTAATGTGACCTTGTCTACCAATGCttagacaatattttatttaaaaaaataataataaattgaatgaTTGATGGTCATGAAtaccatattaatatatagagacgtgagtaaaatgattatataatatattatatttttctctgattgtttttattttatttgatttattttactatttgagAAAGTCCCTCAAGGAGGTGACGAAGAAACAGCTCACTTCTTTATGTATATTTTCAaccttcatttattattatatttagaaaaataatttatagagtaatttttaggaaaaataatttaaagagtaATTTTTAGGATATAccgtaaatattgtataaattttttaaaaaataataaatataaaatttatataaaaaaaattattttataataataaatttaatttttttttaaatatatgacacttatataattcatgattttatttaatattatttttaaaaaagatatcttaaaatatatatgtctattcattaaaagaaaaacaaatatctgTCATATCAAGAAACACGTGTCAATATTTTAGATTTCTTCAATTCAATAAGGAGAAAAACTCggattcgtttggattcgtaaatgatctcagctcatctcagctcatctcaactcatctcactactattcagcaactttaattcataaatctcactactattcacaactcatctcattactattcacaatccatctcaactcatctcaactcatctcaaatcatcttcgaatccaaacgtctctaaTTATCCATTTGGTGACAAGTGATTGGTCAAAATCATAActcattaaaattttatgtaaattatatgCGTCATCaacttctcttttcttttgggtAAAATGACAAAACTAGCACAGCCTtacagtaaaaaataaaataaaatacaagaactTTGGCCAGGTTGGGTTGAAACTTACTAACTCCTGTGAATTTATTCATAGATATTAAGCATTTTAGAGCTGCCGACAgtactttaaaagaaaaaaaaaaaaaaaagctgccGACAGTACCGAtaccaaaattaattaatattcaaggGTCATAAATTGATGTaccaatatttaatataaaataagtgtATTgtggtaattttattttatttttttatttttttttaaaaatagttgatTCATAAGTAAAAAGactgagatattttattaaataaatattatctatttcgagtaaatagtaaaaaaaaaattgcccaaATTATATCTTATATCTATAAGGTATAAATTATTATAGGttcaatctattttttaataaaattaattttacaatctaacatatcaaatcaaattacgTTACTTTATAAGTTTAtctttatagaatatttttatggttaaagtatttctattttttaaaaataattaaaataaaattaatgagaaattGCTAATGTGAGTTCCTCCTTTGTGTATGGTATTTTCataatatctcattattatttattattttattattaatttttattattatttaatattttattattattattttattactattcacataatatttaaaaatattttactgtccaaacgtaattaatatatattaaaaggaaaTGCCTTGAGGTATAAAAAACAGATACAATGGGTCCTGTATAGTCAGATTGTACTGTTTAAATCCCatttaattaagaaataatcAAAAAATCCCAAAGCCAGAAAACATTCTTCAAAGCCACAAAACACGACACATGCAAAATACATGAGAAAGATTTGGTGCAGGCATAACTTGCAGTCAAAGCTAAGGTAATGGCTGAGCATGGAATCTCTGCCAAATATCAATTACACACCCAAAATAtgccccccctccccctccttttgtttaaataattctGCATCATCTATCTAATAATCTCAACCTTTCCGATTCTCAACTGTTTCCACATACCTAACCTAACCCATGACTAGAAAACCTTAGCTAAATTTTAGCTGTTAACTTTTAGCCAAACCGACAAGTATGATTCCCACCTATTTCACATTATCTGTTTACTGTGGTGTCAGAAACGCCAAGATAGGAAGGCAGAGAGCACGTTCCGCACCGGAAAAGAGCAACTTTATTTGAAGTACTTCGAAATAAGTTGCTTCCGAGTTGAGTTTCACTGTTGCCATTAGTGGTGAGTTGTGACATTTGAGGTTGGTTTTCATCTGGGTTGGccttattttattgaattctaTTTGGGTTGCTTTCGGTTTTGTTCTTTATGTATCCACCACAAACTGATTCTGATGCATGCCGCCGAGGAAAGCTACTTTTAGAACTGAGCGTCTCCATTATTACCATCCATGGCGGTCTTTATCtggtttaattttattgaaggcATTTCTCATCTGGGTTGTCCGTAACCATCTTACATCCTCTCTGGGTAGCTTTGTGTTTATATCCGAACCAACCCATTATAGTATGGGTGAAAAgtcttatttaaaaacaaaaataaaataaaagcatgaaAGCAGCCATTTTCTGCGTCTCTTCGTGGATCTAACAAGAATTTCTAGCACAATACGTGTTCTTGATTACAAGcatatttgtttccttgatGTTAATTTTGCcttgtactctctctctctcctcccacttttttttaggatttttttttctttctatacaTTTCTTCTGTATTTTAtagattgaaatgaattttagctttaattctttcaaattcttGGTTGGCTGAAAAGATGAAAGATGATTAATGTAGTTTGGGGCAAATAAGAGTTGTAACTTCTGTAACTCCCATCCCAATGAAGTAGAAAAATCTCAAGTGtcatgtaattcttttctagAAACCTGTACTAGCTCTACACATTGTATAAGATCTGCCTGTCGTTAAGGAAATACTCTTCTTGTTGCAGTTAACTTGTATAGGCTGAGGTGGTCTAGAGAGTATTTACATCATGGGATTCTACCTCAATCTTTTTCTCATCCTGGTTTCTATCCCTGCAATTTTGGCTCAAGAAATTAGAGTTACTAAAATTGTAGTAGATGGGACTGCAACAGTAGCTGAAACTGACGATAACTTCGTCTGTGCAACTCTTGATTGGTGGCCTCCAACAAAGTGCGACTACAACCAATGTCCATGGGGGAATGCATCTGTTACAAAATTGGTGAGGATCTAGAAGTTTCCACCAAATAAGTGTATATTAGCATTGAAGGAACAATAGCACACACTTTTCATTAAATTGCTGGAACGCAGTGAAGCAATTTGAATCATGGCTCAGTGTAGTTTGTTTTTTTCAGGACTTGTCTCATCCGATACTTGCCAAAGCAATCCAAGGTTTCTCTGTCTGCTTCAATAAGCTTGCTCctttttataaatgttcataACATGCGAATACTTTTGGGAGtgataaaattgtttttttattagtatcTAGTGGAAATTTCCGACTAACAACATAGTATTACACTTTCAATATTGGTGGGTTGATAGCTTTCAAGCATATGAGGATAAGAATTGGAGGATCTTTGCAAGATCAAGTATTGTACAATATAGGAAATTTGAAGTCTCCTTGCCATCCATTTCAAAAGATGAAAGATGGGTTATTTGGATTTTCAAAGGGTTGTTTATACATGAGGAGGTGGGATGAGCTGAACCTTTTTTTCACCAAGACGGGGTAAGCTTTATGACATTTGAGCAATTTATTCTTCCAATTTGTGTCTACGGTATTTAGGAAAGGAAACCTCAtccaccacccccccccccccccggagGGGCGGAGGTTTTGCACATATTCTTACCTGAATCTTTCATTTGTAGGGCAATTGTGACATTTGGCTTAAATGCACTTTATGGAAGGCACAAGATCAAGAGGGGTGTTTGGGGAGGAGATTGGGACCCTAGTAACACAAAGGACTTGATGGCGTATACCATTTCTAAAGGATACCAAATAGATTCATGGGAGTTTGGTATGGACCGATAGACAAAGCTCTTAACTGTTTGCCATTATCTTGTTCTGCTTCATGATTATCTTTGCCTCTGCTATCGTAGGTAATGAGTTGAGTGGAAGTGGCGTTGGTGCAAGTGTTGGTGCTGAACAGTACGGGAAGGACTTGATCAAACTTAAGGATGTAATGAATGAGTTGTATAAGAATTCCTCCTTGAAACCTTCACTTGTAGCACCTGGAGGATTCTTTGAGCAGGAGTGGTACACTAAACTTCTTAAGGTTTCAGGTCCAAGCGTAATCAATGCCATGACTcatcatatatacaatttaggTGCAGGTGAGCTATTTGACAATACAAAATGCTTGTTCTACCTGGAAACCAGGACTTATATTTGCTAGtggtttaatttgaaattcttATAGATGGGAGCATTTCAGGACAAATTATTCCAGTGCCTACTTTGCACATTCATTTTCCCCCCCGGAGTGGAACTCTGTCGTGTATCAGCCACAATGAATGGTTACAAGGCCATGAAAAATAGTTAAATGTGTAATTTTCTTGATAAGTAAAATGCATAAAACACCTTCTTTGTTTCTTATGAAATTGTTCAAACTCCTCTTACACCCCCCCTCCTCCCGCAGGCACTACTCATtgacaaaaaaacaaagtatgGCTTCTGCTTACAGTATATCTAAAGGTTATACCAACCAATTAAAAAGAAACTTACATTTTTGTGTGCTGTACAACAAAAATATTGGCATAATTCTTTGTCTTCTTATCTTCTGTGTGAGTCTGTCGAAGGTTAAGACCCGACAAAACAAATAGGCAAgtgtaaatttttctttcatacgTAGATTACTTTCAACTCCTAAAGACTGCACTTCAAGACCTCTGGTTTCGTAATGATGCCTAAGATCTGGCATGCCTTGACACACCCAAAGGCACACTTATTTTTATCTGTGCCCTCATGCTTCTGCTTTTACAATTCCTCTCTCCATTTCAGGTGTTGACCCCAGTCTTGAAAGTAAGATATTGGACCCCTCTCACTTGAGCAAGATATCAGATACATTCAGCAATCTTCACCAAATTCTTCAAAAGCATGGTCCTTGGGCTTCTGCATGGGTTGGAGAATCTGGTGGTGCATATAACAGTGGCGGTCGCCATGTGTCTGACACATTTGTAAACAGCTTCTGGTAATTTTGGTTGCCTCTTTCaccattttcttgttttttgtcCATAACTTTTATATAGTTTAAGCATTTTATGATTTACTACTGTTCTATATTATTTGCGTCATCAATTTTTCAGGATTTCTCTTTTTCCTAAATTCTAGGTACTTAGATCAGCTTGGAATGGCATCAAAATACAATACAACAGTATACTGCCGGCAGTCTTTAGTTGGTGGGAACTATGGTCTCCTCAACACATCCACATTTGTTCCCAGACCTGACTATTACAGGCAAGAGCATAAGTTAttgttttgttatgttttttgtttcttttttcttttttttttttggggggggggtgCATTGGTCAGTATTTTTCTTTGCCCAGGcttatctaattatatatcGTTGCCTTTTGTTTGATATCGTGATTTGAGTAGTGCACTTCTATGGCATCGACTTATGGGGAAAGGCGTTCTTGCTGTTGATACTGATGCTTCATCATATTTACGCTCTTATGCCCATTGTTCAAAAGGAAGGGTAAGGCGCAATTTTGACTTATTTAGAAGGAAATAATTGTGGGAACATTGTAGGAGTGTCGAGGAAATTTTTGGATTAGTAGGTGTAAGTCATATCTTTTCGTGGTGAGGTTTTCGTAACCATCCTTTTCATGATTACTTTCTATCATTAGTCATTTCTGCTTACTCCTTTGACCATCTGAACCCGAATCTCTGGCAATCAATATTCTCTCCTTGGCAGATCCAGATTTCATTGAGTCTCAATTATTGCAAGTGCACTTCTTAGGCTTCATTATTGTGCCAACTTAGTTGATTTGCGAATACTTTAGCTTTATGGTCTAAGGTCACAACTCAGTTGTGGCGCTCGATTGAGGCATGTGGCTTGGTATATCTTCAGCACAACTTTTTGGAtcaaagttttgattttgaaagTTAATTTCACCTTATCCCCCCCTACTTCTCTCTCCACCTGGCTCCTTCTCTTCAATTTTTACTATAAGAAGATTTTATTTAGAATGAGGGTCTCTCTTCCATAAGTCCCTAAAACTTTCATATACATGTGAAGATTGCTGTTTCTGCAATATGGCTTCTTGTCACTCTATAATATCTTGTATTTCctgatttatgtatttattttaatttttgaaattcccCTATTTCTTTCTGCTAACTTTTGCCTATTGTCATCACATTTTTACAGGCGGGTATTACTTTACTGCTGATTAATTTAAGCAATCAGACTGATTTCATAATCGAGGTTGAGAATCGTATGAACGTAAATTTTCATGCAAATGAGAAAAAAACTCAAGGTGAAGGATCACTGATGCATAATCTTAAGAGAACAGTTTCTTGGGTTGGAAGGAAAGCTTCAGATGGACCATTATACAGAGAGGAGTACCACTTGACGCCAAAAGACGGCTACATTCGCAGTGAAATCTCCCTTCTAAATGGAATTCCATTAAAGCTTACAGATGAAGGAGAAATCCCAAGGTTGGACCCTGTTCATAATGGCTTGAATTCTCCATTATATATCGCACCATTGTCTCTTGCTTTCATAGTATTTCCCAACTTTGATGCTCCTGCTTGTGTATAATTCTTCtctgcactctctctctctggagcTTCATTTCACTATGTCGTGTATAACTGCATGGCATAGTGATTATGGCAATTGTAATTTGTATGTTGTGATGTGATGTATTTACAGCAAGTTGAAGTATCTTGTACTGagaataaaaacaagaaatttatgatagaatatgcattttaatttttactatttgatATTGCTACTCTTTTCAATGAAAGTCATCAATTTTCACAATGatttaaatgaacatatttctCATATGAAATTTCTGCATTTCCTGGATCCTTTTTGCGTTTAAATAGTGATGTATTTTcaggtattctgtgaatagtaataaaaaaatatatatatattgaataatagtgaataataatgaaataatgaatagtagtgaggtattcttACCTCAGTACCCAAACTAACTTTATCAATCATTACCTTGTAACCCAGAAAGTTTATCAGTATggaattggatttttttaacCAGTCGTTATGGAATATTCAATTAAGATGGAGTAAAGAGTGGAGccattatttgaatttgaggTCATTATTTTGATACTATACTAAatgaacaatgaaaataaattattctaataatttaattagtttaacacTTCTTATGGCAACCGATATTTGACAAATAATCTTGTTTTGATTTAATAAGCTATATACAGCTTTCTTAATAGAAAGATTTAGCTacggtttggatattgagttgagatgaaaattgaaaattgattaaaatattgttagaatattatcttttaatattattattattttaaaatttaaaaaaattgaattatttattatattttatgtaagaatttaaaaaatttttaatgatgagattaaataaaataagatgaaataattcaAATCGGACCTTAAAGCCAAACTAGTATAGATactgctctttataaagttggCTCTTTA from Juglans regia cultivar Chandler chromosome 2, Walnut 2.0, whole genome shotgun sequence carries:
- the LOC109002527 gene encoding heparanase-like protein 1 is translated as MGFYLNLFLILVSIPAILAQEIRVTKIVVDGTATVAETDDNFVCATLDWWPPTKCDYNQCPWGNASVTKLDLSHPILAKAIQAFKHMRIRIGGSLQDQVLYNIGNLKSPCHPFQKMKDGLFGFSKGCLYMRRWDELNLFFTKTGAIVTFGLNALYGRHKIKRGVWGGDWDPSNTKDLMAYTISKGYQIDSWEFGNELSGSGVGASVGAEQYGKDLIKLKDVMNELYKNSSLKPSLVAPGGFFEQEWYTKLLKVSGPSVINAMTHHIYNLGAGVDPSLESKILDPSHLSKISDTFSNLHQILQKHGPWASAWVGESGGAYNSGGRHVSDTFVNSFWYLDQLGMASKYNTTVYCRQSLVGGNYGLLNTSTFVPRPDYYSALLWHRLMGKGVLAVDTDASSYLRSYAHCSKGRAGITLLLINLSNQTDFIIEVENRMNVNFHANEKKTQGEGSLMHNLKRTVSWVGRKASDGPLYREEYHLTPKDGYIRSEISLLNGIPLKLTDEGEIPRLDPVHNGLNSPLYIAPLSLAFIVFPNFDAPACV